In Drosophila subpulchrella strain 33 F10 #4 breed RU33 chromosome X, RU_Dsub_v1.1 Primary Assembly, whole genome shotgun sequence, the DNA window AATGCCTTCTGTACTAATTTGTATACTTCCTTGTATCAAGATGGCTTTATGTTTTGGTCGGATTGGGGTGATGATCCTATGATTGAACGTGCCAATATGGATGGACATGATCGCATTACTATATCATCGAAAAAGTTAATTTATCCCAATGGACTGGCGATTGATTATGAAAAGAGTAAAATCTACTTTGTTGACGGTGGCACAAAGACGTTGGAGTACATGAACTTTGATGGCAGCGGTCGTCAAGTAATTTTAAGTACGTAGTCAACGATAATAGTTTACCTCACTTTATCATTAACGTAAAATTGCCTTTCTTTTAACAGATGGACTTGGGCATCCCTTTGGCTTGGATGTAAACGAAGGCCGCGTGTTTTGGACTGACTGGGATACCAAGTCTGTGATGAGCGCCAATAAGCTGACGGGCAAGGACACCAATGTAATTATCGCCAATAGTACGGATCTCATGGACATCCGGGTGTTTCATCGCACCCGAAGGCGCATCTTCAACGCCTGCGATAAACTGAATGGAGGTTGCTCCCACCTGTGTCTTCTGAATCCCACTAGTTACACCTGTGCCTGCACTGTGGGGGTTCAACTAAAGGATGACAAGCACACGTGTTCCGAAGGCCCAACTCAGTACATTCTGTTTGCCCACAGAATCGATATAAGGCAAATATCCTTGGATTTCGACCACTTGATCGATGTTGTCCTCCCCCTGCCGCCAATCTCAAATGCGGTGGCTCTCGATGTCGATCGGAGGACGGGCAACATCTTTTGGTCGGACACCGTTGAGAATGTCATCATGAGTTCCAGTCCAGATGGTCTTCATGTGCATAAGGTCGTTGGGGATAGTTTGGAGAATCCCGATGGACTGGTTGTCGATTCGATCGGTCGAACTATATATTGGGCCGATGCTGGTCGCCACACTATCGAAGTAGCCAGTCTTGATGGGAGCAATCGACATGTTATAGCCTACAAGGATCTGGAGTCCCCACGTGGCTTGGCCTTGGATTATGAAGCTGGTCTTCTGTTTTGGACGGACTGGGGGCACTATCGTAAGATTGAGAGATCCCATTTGGATGGCAATGAAAGATCTCGCATTGTAACCGCCAATCTTGGATGGCCCAATGGCCTGTCACTCGATTTGAAGAGCAAGCGAATTTACTGGGTCGATGCTCGTCTAAAGACCATAGACTCGTGTGATTATacgggaaatcaacgcaagtTGATTATGTCATCCCTGCATCATCCATACGCTTTGGCTCTGTCTGAGGACAACATCTACTGGACCGATTGGAAGTCGAAGGCCTTGCACATGACCGAAAGAAGGAACATTACGGCAAAGCGTGATATAATCACTAACATCGATGGATTGATGGACATCAAGGTCATCTATCAGGATCAGCAGATGGCTGAGAATGTCTGTGGACGCGATAACGGTGGCTGCTCTCACCTCTGTTTGCGTAATCCATCTGGGTTTTCGTGTCAATGCCCCATTGGATTGAGGTTGCGTCAGAATAGCACAACGCAATGCCAAAATCTACCAGAGGTAAGCTTTATCCCACGTCCTCCATTAGAAATCCTGCTAAGCAAAACAATTTCTCCCAGGACTATCTTCTCATTGCCTTGCGTTCGGGAATTGGTATGATTTCTTTGAACTCTGGAGATTTCATGGATGTCGTCTTGCCTATAAACGGAGTGCATGGAGCAGTCGTACTTGATTTCCATTACCGGAAGAATCTGCTCTTTTTCGCCGATGTCAATCTGGACGTAATTCGAAGAGTTAATCTATTGAATTTAACCGAAAGCAAGGTTATTGTCAATACCGAAGTGCTTACTCCCAATGGAATAGCCGTCGACTGGATAGCAGACAACCTCTATTGGTCTGATACTGATCGCAAGCTAATCGAAGTGGCTCGGATTGATGGTAGCTCTCGTAAAAGGATAATCGAAGACAATCTGGGTGATCCGCGCTCACTGATTGTGCATCCTAAAAAGGCGTATGAACTTTATCCATTTGTGatctataagcattttatttaACTGTCTGTCATTTTAGCTATTTGTTTTGGTCGGATTGGAGCTCCCCTGCAAAGATCGAACGTAGCTACTTGGATGGCTCGAATCGAACTGTCCTTATAACTTCCGGAATTGGCTTTCCAACGGGCCTAACTATCGATTTTAGGTAGGTTAAAACCCTTTATGTTATACATTATATTATattgatattattttattggtaAACAGCAATCGGAGGTTGCTTTGGGCCGACGCCTTGGAGGACAACATTGGCCAAGTGGACTTCAATGGCAAACGCCGTCAAACTATTGTTCCTTATGCACCGCATCCATTTGGTTTGACTATGGTAGGGATGACTATCTCCATGGTCAATCGAAGTGAACCTAACAGAACCTTTGTTATCTAGTTTGATAATAGCATATTCTGGACCGATTGGTACAATAAATCGGTGTACCGTTCCCAGCGGTTGCCACGAAGTGGATTTGGTAATCCCTTTGAGGTTCGTGACGCCCTAAGTGGAGCTCTGGATATTCGAGCCGTTTCGCTGAACCGCCAACCCAAAAGCTGGAATCACTGCGCTCAGGACAATGGAGGTTGTTCCCATCTCTGTCTCTATCGCTTTGTCGACTACGTGTGTGCCTGTCCGGACATAATGGATCCCAAGGATGCGCCATGTTCGACGAAGCCCAAGGTTTTGGTGCATGCCAATTTGGAAAACGATCCGCTGCTCGAATACTCCGATGAGTCCACCGATGATTCCACAGCGCCCGAGCTGATGGGCGAGTCCAATAACCATGGCGACGATGGTCTAGCGAAAAAGAGTGATCAGGAAAGAGAGTTCTTTGTCCTAGTGGCGCTGGGCGTGGTCATTGTTATGGTTGTCATTATTATACTAGTTATCTTCAgtaagtacaaattataatcCCCTACTAAGCTTAAGAAATCACTAAAGgtttaaaatcttaaaaatggaattgtttcaatttTCACAGCTTTCtttaaaacacatttttaagGAGGTTTTAAACCTCTAAAGATTTCTTAAACACTCACTGTTATCTCAAATTATTATTGATATAATAAATTTCTCCCTTTTGTAGTGCTTGCCTTCAATACGAGCAAGAAGAAAAACAATCGCAACTCCCGCGGTTCCAGTAGATCTGTACTAACCTTCTCAAATCCGAACTACAACGTTGATGGTACGCCTATGGAACCAAAGACGAATATATGGAAACGATTTAAATACGATAAATCTCATGTAAGACCTAAAACAGAACAAAAACCCCAACATATTGATATACAATTGCAATTCTCCTTGCAGGAACGAGCCGGGGTCTATGAAGAGCGTAGTCTAACCACAGAGACGGCTTCCTCGAGCCTTTTTGTGCCGACACCATCACCGATGGCATCGCCCTCAACAAAAACAATCCAACTGACAACGCTCTCGACTATCACATAGCTGGCATAAATAGTTAATTGGCCCTACAAAAGAAATATCTTTGAAACCATTTCTCTATTCATGCAATTGTGATTTATTTGATTGTAAATGTGGAAATCAActggttttttttattaattttctctTGAAACCCAGTAGTAAATTCCGTTAATTTCattcgtgtttttttttttttttgagagtGCAAATATGTCCTGTTAAAGATCAAAGGGTGTTTATGATATtacaaaagaaatatattatataaaaatgatatattaTTCAATTATGAAATCACTAAattattttcctatttttttttttaataataagtaATAACTATTAAGTAATTCGGGTGCTTCAActttgaaacaaaaaaaatcctACTATTGGGCGCGATTTTTGTTTGCTGATCACAAATTAAAATGGCCATAACTTGGTTTACGTTTATGTCTGATGGATATGATAATGATAAAATCATTGTTAAGTCCAATCATAAAAAACAGGTGTTTGCGGAAGTTTTTGATAGATTTCCCCCGCAAAGAAAATGTCGAAAAAATTTCTCATTTCTGTTCTCTAGCCCTTATTTTATATATGTGCTAGGCTGTTGACCTAAGTCTGTAtgcaaaatgtatttaaactTAATTAAATGAAAAGGCATCAACACATTTTTCCGAGCCCAAGAAAGCCCCATACCGTTTGGTTTAGTGGTTCacataaaatgttattaaacTGGTTTagttcaaaaatgttttttcgaaatatgaaAACCGCGGGCTTAATTCCATTCAGGGCTTCAGCAAAATATCTGGTAACTTAAGTTTTCTATCCGTgtttgtaaatatattttttgcttGCAGATGTATAAACTATTAAATACACAAAGAAGCATTCTTGTATTTGCTCAACAAATTTGgggcaaaatgattttttgaCTTTTTTTGTAACTGTAATGATTTCGCTAAGTTTTTCCGGAAATTCTATGCTGAATTTTTATCCTGAGGGTGTCATAGGTTTTGGCCAAAATATTGTAACTTTTGTAAAAGCGTCCTAAAGAGTTAAAGGTTTTGAGGTTTCAAGGGTGATGCAAAAATGTAAGGAAATGTTTACCATCGGCGATGATCGTTCTGGATATATATGTGGTATTACCTACATTAAATGTTGTTACGAATTTACTTAGCGTACTGaatgtgttttatttttgatttcaaATCAGCATCATCGTTGGTTTCTAAGCTTGCTCTTTCAGCTTAAAGCAAGCTTAATGCTCGGGACGTAAGTATTATAAAGGTGTTCGTTTTTAGTAGAGAGCATTGCAGTTTTCACGGATTAGAGTGAAACCGGAAATAAACCATTTGATAGAAGGACAAATGGTGCGGAAAGCTTTATCGTATAGAGCTTTGTAAAAGTTATACTGTGCTTTTCGGTCCTTATGCATGTGATTCGATTCTGCCTTCAAAGGTTCATGATTAGCgtaatatgttttatttttttgtaaatatatattttaagccGTTCTCAATTAACTACAAAAGAGTACCCTTTCCATAAGATCTCATGACCGAGGAACTGTACCTAGGTGATGAACGCTGAATTTCCGGCAAAAGCTCGCCGTCAACGGGGTGGATCCTAGAACCTAGGTCAATGCTCCCCCTAAAATGTTTAGTGCACGAACTCTTCACTTTCGAGTTCGTAGGCTTCGTTTTGATCGCAATGCGATCGGATTGTGTTTTGTTCAAATGACTCAACTTCAAATTCGGATTTAATAACCTGACAATAATGATAGTAATAAAAAAGCACAcagtttaaatttgtttaagtatAGTTTTTCCAaattgaaaaacaaacaattcatttaaaaaattgtttttctatACATTCAAAGGTACTTTTGTGAGTGATATTTGATTGTTTTGTTACAATAAacgaatttaaaaaatgagTATGCCTCATAATGTGTATGTGTTCTACATGCTCTAATGCAAAAAAGGGTTTTGTGACCAAGGGACATAACATAAAAGGCGTCTCGACTTAATTGCAACATGCTTTGCGCATGGCGAATACAAAACAGTGCCAGCGGCTACTGATGCTGCATTATATAAAGCATGTCACAACGTGCAGCAGTTTTAATACGAACTAGTCCAAATGGTGATGAGAACGTCAGGGTTTTGGTGTCCGTCTATATTcagaaaataattatattcaTAATACCCATACACTTTTcgtaatatttaaaatggttCAAAAATCGCCAACTCTACTTATTATAACCGGGTAAGTTTTCCAATACAATCTGGATCTATTTAGTCTAGATTTGTTAATAGTTTTCAAAAACctttaagtaaaattaaacTGCACTGAGTGACATCCCAATTTAATAAAGCTAAGTGACATTAACAACAATGAAATATTCATTTATGCCCACATAAGTACCCCCTTTTTGAAAATCTGGGCTACACGAGCTTGTCACTCACTTAGTTCGACGGGATGCAATCAATAAAAGTGGGCAAACAGTCGATTGATTTTATAATTCCGACACTCTGGGCCAAAGTGAATGAACTGAAGGACAACCAAAGCACCTAAACTTTTGACAATAATTTTGCTTTACAGATTTTTGATCTACTTTATCTGCATTAGCGAAGGAAACGTAGGTGATGGTACTTTAGCGCCAACTTCATCGGATCTTCTTTATATAAAGGCTTTAGGACCGGCTGCGATTTTGACCAAAATGCCAAATATAACAAATGAGTTTAGTTCCAGAATATTCAATTCCATTCGCGTATTGCCGTCACTAAAAGAAATGGCAGCTCGATCGATGAAACGAAGCCAAAACAACATGACACGCGGTTATTTTTCCGAGATTTCCAATCAAAGTCGAGTTCCGCGAAAAGCATCGGCTGATATGCTCAGTCGCAACATATCCATGATTTTGGAAAACCTACTGAAGCGCTACGAACAATCGCAGTTACCCACACATGGACAAGGAGTTCCCACGGTGGTGCAAACCAATATTCTTATCCGTAGCATGGGTCCAGTTTCGGAACTGGACATGGACTATTCGATGGATTGCTATTTCCGGCAGTATTGGCGGGACAAACGGCTGAGCTTCAAGGGACCCATCAAAAGTTTATCCCTTAGCATCAAAATGCTGGACAAGATTTGGAGGCCAGACACGTATTTCTACAACGGCAAGCATTCCCAAATTCACATGATTACAGTACCCAACAAACTGCTTAGACTCGACCAAAACGGAGGGATTCTCTACTCAATGCGGTATGTTTTTATCCATTATTATATAACTTATTTCAAATAATAATTCTGGTATTCAGACTAACAATTAAGGCCACGTGTCCCATGGAACTGCAAAACTTTCCCATGGACAGGCAATCATGCCCCCTTGTTATAGGAAGCTGTAAGTTCACTGTTCtatatgtttttcatatacTATATGTATCTTTAAACATTTCAGATGGTTATATCAACCAACAGCTAATCTATGAATGGAAAAATCAAGATGATGCCGTCTCTTTCGTTCCGGGGATGacattaaatcaatttgaTCTCATTAGCATGATGCATCGTAATTTTACAACTGTGCGTCGCGAAGGTGACTTTTCGGTCTTACATGTGGCATTTAATCTCAAGCGTCACACTGGATATTTTCTGATTCAAGTAAGAAATCTCTGGAGGTTTTAAACCTCTTTAAATGGcatctaaaagtatgcaacgatTTGTTTTTAGACCAGTAGTCACAGCATACTTTTAAGCACCTTTTTAGTATCTAAAGTGCCTAATATTTAACTAATTTAGGTGTATGTGCCCTGTATACTGATCGTGGTTTTGTCATGGGTCTCGTTTTGGATACATCGCGAGGCCACAAGTGACCGAGTCAGTCTGTGTGTAACCTCAGTGCTGACTCTATCCACCATTAGTTTGGACTCACGCACAGATTTGCCAAAAGTCAAGTATGCCACCGCCTTGGATTGGTTTCTATTGATGAGCTTTCTATATTGCATTGCCACACTACTGGAATTCGCCGGCGTGCACTACTTTACGAAGCTCGGGAGCGGAGAGAGTCCTCAGCTGGAGGATCAGTGGGAGGACATCTGCATAGCCAACTCTTTGTCGGATCACGCGGCTGATGctgatggtgatggtgatgcCGATGCTGATGCTGATCCATTTGCAGATGAGGGCTCCAGTGATGGCACTGAAAATGATGAAAACGAGGGCCCGGTTAGTGAATCGATTGACTCTAAAAACGGGGTATGTGCTTGCAACAAACACGATGCTCTTGATCTGGAATATGAGGTTTCATTGCAAAATTCCTTGGCCGGACCTGGTTTTATCAAGCGCAACGCTATTTTCTGTCCAACATATAATGTAAGTAAGCTCCGCGAAAGAGATCTGTAAGTAACCCTTCTTCCTTAACCAGGATCCGTCGTATATACTGCCTAACACCATGGAGAGAACCACTCAAACGGAGCCTCCGGCCGTCTCGCGATTGCATCAGATGTGGATGTGCCTGAAGAGCGACAATAGTTTCCGGAAACAAAGGGAACGTAACGCAGCGGCACAAAAAAGCGAACAAGGGGGCGCCAATTGCTATGTGAATAGTGTATCCCTAATCGATCGAGTGGCAAGAGTCGCCTTTCCCATGTCCTTTGCATTTCTGAACGTTTTGTACTGGTGGGCTTACGGGATGTATAAAAAAGAGTTCTCATGGTCCAATATGAAGGCATAGACAagataaataaatgttaaaatcATAATCAGAATTATATACTATTTATGAACTTTCAATGTTCgctattttctttatattggGTTCACTGCCTTGTCGGCAAAAGCTCGTCGGATGGGGGAGAGATCCTAGTGGAGAATGGTCGCAATATATTTGATCACAGGGATaccattttcaaaattttccaTGTCTTGTGCATTCCTAAATCTTTTCTACTGGTGGTGATACGGAATATATTACAAATAGTTCTCATGGTCCAATATGATGGCGTAGACAAGATGAATGAATGTAAAAAACGCGTCGTAGGGGGTGAGATACTAGTGGTAAGTGGTCCCAATATATTCAACCATAAAGATACAATTTTCAGAATTACTTAAACACAATGCAAACaccatttttaaaatctcagtgtttatacatataattGATTCGATTGACTTAGTGTTAAAATATCTCTAACTTCGCTACTTCTTAACATTCAATACTTGGATCTAAAAATcgatatttaaatttattcatATTTACTTTGGTAAAGAGTTCagagattttaaaaaaacctgTAAAGCTTTTTAATAGCTTAGCCCAACGACCGCAGGATGTCGCTTTCGAAAAGCACAGTCCCATTGCCAAACATAAAGGCATAGAAAGGACATTCTTGGAAAGCACAGGCCTATGTATGTATTTGATAAAGCGAACAAACTTGGATAATAGGGATGCGCAATGCAGGTCAAGCCGAGCGAAATGAACTCACCCGAGAAGCTTCTGCACAAGCATCTCTATAAGCAATTATTCATTAGATAGATATAGATACTGTGGGTGCTCGCACGCAGCAGTTCGGGGCTACGCGTTAACCAGGaccaaaatacaaaatacaaatatacaaaatacTGACTGGACAGGGTCGGCAAATAAAAGGTGCCAGCGGGCAGGGGAAAGGGCACTACAGTGATAAAGTTTGCCAATGCATAAAGCTGAGTGTGCGATTGCAAATTCCCCTTTTATTGGCTAGTGGTGGTGATATTGATATGGATGAAAAGGCAAGACAAACTGGAACTGCTGCCCCAAATGCATAAGTAGTGCTGCCGATTTGAATGGCCTGCATTCGATTGTAACGTGCTTTAATATCAACGTCTATTTAATTGTGCTTTTGTCCACCTGATTCGGCTTTTTTTCAATGTGCTAGTCCACAAAAAAATCAGATTTTCgacatatttttaattaagaaaGAATCAAGTATCAACGACTTGATGCTTAAGAATTAATTCGGTTAGCGAGACATCCAAAAATGTGCGCTGGATAGAAAATGAGAACAAAATCGGGGTATACTAATCATGcatacaataaaaacaaggacACGCGCTTAGCGTTGCCACCTTGTTGAGGCGTTTTAAAGTgaacaattaatttaatgaCATTATAATTGACCAATTATTTTCTACACCATGATTATTTCCGACACATTACATAATACAATGGTTTTAAGGAGAGTGTCCTCAATAAGAACACAGTGTGCATACAGCATTCTTATTTTGTTTACATGTGGGAAACGCTAGGAAATTCGaggttttaaaatgtttataatacTCACAATAATAAGACTTAAATACCAAGATCTAAAGAATTCGCTGCTGAAATTTAATACTATTTTCGAATGTATTTCCTAAAAATGATTGAGCCATGTTATCATTGAAATGGGTATTTTGTGTTGCCATCCACAGCTCCTCAAAACATGCCAGGGTAAAAAAGACAGATGCATTTGAATTTGCTGCCGCGATGATAGAAGAAAAGCTGGAAATGACAGCACAATCGATTCCAAAAAGTTGAGACCCAACAACGACACAAGCAAAAGCTGTCAATATGACATGTTTTACGCGCGTCGGAGTAACCTGTAGTCTGTTCTTCTTCCTACTGGGCGCCCAGCTACAATTGATTCGGTAGGTGATTAAAAAGTACACTTACAGAAAAATTAAGGAACAATTATTGTTCCTATAGggtgtttattttaattttcgcCTGCAAGTCTGACCTTACTAAAAATACTGTCCTATCCagtaatttcaaaaactctaaaACAGTATAGTCTATTTTAATGTCCGAATAAAAAAACTTCCAATCTGCATTATCTTCATATCctaagtaaaaataaatacagtCAATACAAAACTACCACAATACCATTAATCCTAAGTGAAAATAAATACAGAATAATATCCagtaatttcaaaaactctaaaATAGTAGACTATTCCAATGTAAAAGTGCATAGTATCGTATAATTACGGAACTGAGTTACCTACTTTCAGATGTCTTCGAAAAGATGTGCTCGCCGGCCGCCTTGAGAATGTTACGCAAACAATATCAAACATACTACAAGGCTACGATATTCGACTCAGGCCCAATTTTGGCGGAGAGCCTCTGCATGTCGGTATGGATTTGACCATAGCCAGCTTTGATGCCATATCAGAAGTTAACATGGTAAGTTTACGCATATTTATAATGTAGGGAACATTACCTGAATTTATATTATCCCATTTAACCACTAGGATTATACGATAACAATGTATTTAAATCAGTACTGGCGCGATGAGCGTTTGGCATTTAATATCTTCGGACAATATTATGATGGCGATGATGACGACGGCATTAGTGATGTGCTAACACTATCAGGAGACTTTGCTGAAAAGATATGGGTACCAGACACGTTTTTCGCCAATGATAAAAACAGGTACCACTGAGGACAGCTATATTTCAACTTAATCTTCAACTCATTCGCCTAGTTTTCTGCACGATGTCACTGAGAGAAATAAACTGGTACGTCTGGGCGGCGATGGAGCTGTCACATATGGCATGCGATTCACCACGACCCTCGCGTGCATGATGGATCTGCACTACTATCCATTGGACTCCCAAAACTGCACTGTGGAAATAGAGAGCTGTGAGTAGACTCTATTATACTCTAGTTCTAGTTATAAAGATAAGGATCTCAAGATCTAATGTTCGGGATAACCCAGAgatatataaattttgtttttaaaacttatatAGGTAATACACCAGAGTATCCTATGGCCGAATACAACTTGATTTCTTAATCTGGAGATAAAGAATAAGATCTCGAGATCTAATGTTCGGAATAACCAAGAGATATCTTTCTTTAGATAAATggatttggtttttttttacttcTATGGGAATCATTCTAGAGTATCCTATATCCGAatacaaaatgtttttttcaatCTGGAGATACAGATAGAGATCTCAAGACCTAATGTTCGGAATAACCCAGAGATATTTTCTAATAGATATATAGACTTTGTTTTTTCAATCTGGAGATACAGATAGAGATCTCAAGACCTAATGTTCGGGGTAACCCAGAGATATCTTCTATTAGATATATagactttgtttttaatactTATATAGGTAAAATACCAGAGTATCCTATGACTGaatacaaaatgttatttattccTAGTTTTAAGCACGTTGTTCCACTTATCACtatcttttaaaatactaaTTACTATTGCAGATGGATATACGGTCAGCGATGTGGTCATGTACTGGAAGCCAACCCCAGTCCGCGGAGTGGAGGATGCGGAACTGCCCCAGTTCACCATCATTGGATATGAAACCAATGATCGCAAGGAGCGCCTGGCCACCGGAGTCTATCAGCGACTCTCGCTCTCGTTTAAATTGCAACGAAATATCGGatattttgttttccaaaCCTACCTGCCCAGCATTCTGATAGTAATGCTGTCGTGGGTATCGTTTTGGATTAACCACGAGGCGACGAGCGCCCGGGTTGCTTTGGGGATCACCACGGTCCTCACCATGACCACAATTAGCACGGGTGTTCGCAGCTCACTGCCTCGTATATCGTATGTAAAGGCAATCGACATTTATCTGGTCATGTGCTTCGTTTTTGTATTTGCAGCCCTTCTTGAATACGCTGCCGTTAACTATACTTACTGGGGCAAAAGAgctaaaaagaaaataaagaaGGTCAAAGATTGTTGTCCAGGGAAGATAGGTGAGTTTAGTAGTCAGTTAAGATTAGATCATGTTACAATAACCTTTAACCTCTGTTGTCCACAGGAAAGAGCGAAAGATCCGAAACGTGTTCAACGACAGAGGACATTATCGAACTGCAGGATGTTCGCATGAGTCCTATACCCTCTCTACGAAGGGGTACCTACAACGCCACCCTCGACTCCATAGGCACCGAAACCATGAACTTGGGAAAGTTTCCGCCAAGTTTTCGAATAACTCGTAATTATGGCACCGGACACAGCCAGCTGAGGCGTCGAGC includes these proteins:
- the LOC119556637 gene encoding gamma-aminobutyric acid receptor subunit alpha-6 isoform X2, with protein sequence MVQKSPTLLIITGFLIYFICISEGNVGDGTLAPTSSDLLYIKALGPAAILTKMPNITNEFSSRIFNSIRVLPSLKEMAARSMKRSQNNMTRGYFSEISNQSRVPRKASADMLSRNISMILENLLKRYEQSQLPTHGQGVPTVVQTNILIRSMGPVSELDMDYSMDCYFRQYWRDKRLSFKGPIKSLSLSIKMLDKIWRPDTYFYNGKHSQIHMITVPNKLLRLDQNGGILYSMRLTIKATCPMELQNFPMDRQSCPLVIGSYGYINQQLIYEWKNQDDAVSFVPGMTLNQFDLISMMHRNFTTVRREGDFSVLHVAFNLKRHTGYFLIQVYVPCILIVVLSWVSFWIHREATSDRVSLCVTSVLTLSTISLDSRTDLPKVKYATALDWFLLMSFLYCIATLLEFAGVHYFTKLGSGESPQLEDQWEDICIANSLSDHAADADGDGDADADADPFADEGSSDGTENDENEGPVSESIDSKNGVCACNKHDALDLEYEVSLQNSLAGPGFIKRNAIFCPTYNDPSYILPNTMERTTQTEPPAVSRLHQMWMCLKSDNSFRKQRERNAAAQKSEQGGANCYVNSVSLIDRVARVAFPMSFAFLNVLYWWAYGMYKKEFSWSNMKA
- the LOC119556565 gene encoding gamma-aminobutyric acid receptor subunit beta-like; translated protein: MTCFTRVGVTCSLFFFLLGAQLQLIRCLRKDVLAGRLENVTQTISNILQGYDIRLRPNFGGEPLHVGMDLTIASFDAISEVNMDYTITMYLNQYWRDERLAFNIFGQYYDGDDDDGISDVLTLSGDFAEKIWVPDTFFANDKNSFLHDVTERNKLVRLGGDGAVTYGMRFTTTLACMMDLHYYPLDSQNCTVEIESYGYTVSDVVMYWKPTPVRGVEDAELPQFTIIGYETNDRKERLATGVYQRLSLSFKLQRNIGYFVFQTYLPSILIVMLSWVSFWINHEATSARVALGITTVLTMTTISTGVRSSLPRISYVKAIDIYLVMCFVFVFAALLEYAAVNYTYWGKRAKKKIKKVKDCCPGKIGKSERSETCSTTEDIIELQDVRMSPIPSLRRGTYNATLDSIGTETMNLGKFPPSFRITRNYGTGHSQLRRRAQRGISARPRMLHALKRGASAIKATIPKIKDVNIIDKYSRMIFPISFLAFNLGYWLFYILE
- the LOC119556637 gene encoding gamma-aminobutyric acid receptor subunit alpha-6 isoform X1, whose amino-acid sequence is MVQKSPTLLIITGFLIYFICISEGNVGDGTLAPTSSDLLYIKALGPAAILTKMPNITNEFSSRIFNSIRVLPSLKEMAARSMKRSQNNMTRGYFSEISNQSRVPRKASADMLSRNISMILENLLKRYEQSQLPTHGQGVPTVVQTNILIRSMGPVSELDMDYSMDCYFRQYWRDKRLSFKGPIKSLSLSIKMLDKIWRPDTYFYNGKHSQIHMITVPNKLLRLDQNGGILYSMRLTIKATCPMELQNFPMDRQSCPLVIGSCKFTVLYVFHILYVSLNISDGYINQQLIYEWKNQDDAVSFVPGMTLNQFDLISMMHRNFTTVRREGDFSVLHVAFNLKRHTGYFLIQVYVPCILIVVLSWVSFWIHREATSDRVSLCVTSVLTLSTISLDSRTDLPKVKYATALDWFLLMSFLYCIATLLEFAGVHYFTKLGSGESPQLEDQWEDICIANSLSDHAADADGDGDADADADPFADEGSSDGTENDENEGPVSESIDSKNGVCACNKHDALDLEYEVSLQNSLAGPGFIKRNAIFCPTYNDPSYILPNTMERTTQTEPPAVSRLHQMWMCLKSDNSFRKQRERNAAAQKSEQGGANCYVNSVSLIDRVARVAFPMSFAFLNVLYWWAYGMYKKEFSWSNMKA